The window ACTGGCATTACCGCGACCCTCCAAGTGGTGCGGAAGGCGGAAGGTGCCGCGAAACGTGCGATCGATCGTCGCATGCAAGAGGCCGTGGCCGACACCGACGACACCCGCCGCCAGCCGTATTTCGCCGCCATGCTCGATCATATGGGGATCAAGAAAGACTTGGCTGCACACCTACTCCGGATCTTCGAAGCTGAACACCGGGAAAGGAACCTGTGGCGTTCTATGTCGCCTTCCACGCCGCAGGTCCTCCAGGAATTGCGTGATCGCGGACTCGTCCTCGGTGTAGTATCCAATTCCGATGGCCGCATCGCGTCGGTGCTCGAAAGCTGCGGTATCGCCCGGTATTTCCAGGTGATCGTGGACTCGCACGAGGTCGGCGTCGAGAAGCCCGACCCGCGTATTTTCCGCTACGCACTGAAAAAGGCTAAAGCCTCACCGGAACGTACCCTCTACGTCGGCGACATCTACAGCATCGACATCGTAGGGGCGGAACGCGCCGGCATCCGCGCTGTCTTATTGGACAACGGCAGCGGCTACTTCCCACCCGGCTGCAAGATTATCCATCGGCTCCATCCGGTACTGAGAATGGTGTGAGGCGTTGTCGGCGCTCTACCGTTCGCAAACCTTGACACTATTCTCCACCTCTACTAGCATACGCCCCGCGTGCCTGGGTGGACGCGGACTGTAAAACTTACGGAACAGGAGGGAAAGTCATGGCGAACGGGACAGCAAAACGAATGTGGGCGTTGCCCAATGCGGAACTCACCGTACCGCGCAGCTTGTTGATGCATGGTGCCCCCAACGATCTCGTAACCGTACCGTGTCCGGCGTATCTCATCGAACACCAGAAGGGTTTGGTGCTGTTCGATACCGGCTGTCATCCCAAGGTATCGGACGATCCTATGTATTGGGGTCCGATTGGCGCGGCGCTCCAGTGCAAATACCCCAAGGAGATGCTGCTTGACCGCCAGATCCAAGGGCTCGGCTATAAGATGGACGACGTGAAGTACGTGGTGATCTCGCACCTGCACCTTGACCATACCGGCTACATGCACGCCTTCCCCAATGCGAAGTTTCTCATCATGGCCAACGAGCTGCGCTATGCGTACTGGCCGGACCCAGACCGCCGCGGGGTGTTTATTTTCGACGACATCGTCCCCACTCGCAATTTCAAGTGGCTCGAGCTCGACAGCGACTTCGACATGTTCGACGATGGTAGCCTGCACATGTTGAAGACCCCTGGCCACACGCCGGGCGAGTGCTCGCTCTACGTTCGTCTGCCCAATCGGAAGATCTTGCTGGTCGGCGACACCATCCATCTACGCGCACAGCTGGACACCGGCGCCACCATGCCGCTCGATACCGATCCAACGCAGGCCGCGTTGTCGATCCAGCGGGTGAAAGCCATCCGCGATATGCACGAAGCCACGGTGTGGATCAGTCACGACCCAGAAGATTGGGTGGACCTGCCGCATGCCCCA of the Deltaproteobacteria bacterium genome contains:
- a CDS encoding HAD-IA family hydrolase; protein product: MEEKPPITTVLFDAGGTLVHADVRFIHQTLRQTGITATLQVVRKAEGAAKRAIDRRMQEAVADTDDTRRQPYFAAMLDHMGIKKDLAAHLLRIFEAEHRERNLWRSMSPSTPQVLQELRDRGLVLGVVSNSDGRIASVLESCGIARYFQVIVDSHEVGVEKPDPRIFRYALKKAKASPERTLYVGDIYSIDIVGAERAGIRAVLLDNGSGYFPPGCKIIHRLHPVLRMV
- a CDS encoding N-acyl homoserine lactonase family protein; this translates as MANGTAKRMWALPNAELTVPRSLLMHGAPNDLVTVPCPAYLIEHQKGLVLFDTGCHPKVSDDPMYWGPIGAALQCKYPKEMLLDRQIQGLGYKMDDVKYVVISHLHLDHTGYMHAFPNAKFLIMANELRYAYWPDPDRRGVFIFDDIVPTRNFKWLELDSDFDMFDDGSLHMLKTPGHTPGECSLYVRLPNRKILLVGDTIHLRAQLDTGATMPLDTDPTQAALSIQRVKAIRDMHEATVWISHDPEDWVDLPHAPTAIE